The Salinivibrio kushneri DNA segment TTAGATGGTGATGAGATTTTGCTGATGTATACCGCACGCTATGATGATTACTCACTGCCAGGTGGCGGTATGGATGAGGGCGAAACGCCAGAGCAAGCTATGATCCGTGAGTTAGAAGAAGAGACAGGCGCGCAACAGATTCGAGATATTCGCCCGTTTGGCTGTTTTGAAGAGTACCGCCCTTGGTATCGTGATGGTGCGGATGTGATGCATATGCTGTCGTATTGTTTTTACTGCCGCGTTGATCGTGATCTCGGCACACCGACCTTTGAGCACTATGAAATCAATAACGGTATGCGGCCGGTGTGGGTGAGCATTGACCATGCAATTGCGCATAACAAAGCAGTGATGGCGAACAGCGAGAAAGCTGGCCAGTCGTTGGTGCGAGAAACCATGTTGCTTGAAATGATTGCTCAGCAGCGTGAGAACACCCAACAAGCCACGGCGTAATCGACAAGGTATGCTTCATGGACAAAGCGCAACTGATTAAACTGGCCAACATGCCCATGCCGTTTGGCAAGTACGCAGGCCGTGTATTGATTGATCTGCCTGAAGAATACTTACTGTGGTTTCAAAACAAAGCCGAGTTTCCAAAAGGCGAGTTAGGAGAACTGATGAAGCTGTGCCTGGCCCTCAAAGTGGAAGGGCTTGAGGAAGTGATTCACCCTCTCAAGAATTTTCGTCCCGCCCACTAGCGGTCGATGACCCACAGCCTGTCGTCGCCGTTGATCTTCTGACTGAGTGCATAAAGAAGTTGTGCGCGGGCGTCGTCGCTGGGGGCAATCAGATCATAAATACCGCTGACCGTTTGACCGTCTAACACTGTATCGACTCGCATGGCGGCGGCACAGGTTTCCCCGTTTTGAGTGCCGATGCATAGCGTTACCGTGGCGTCGTCAATTTCAACGCCATCTTCAAGCGCAAGCTGGGCAAAGTAGGCGAGCATATTGGCGCGATCAGATTCTGGCCACTGTTGCGCCTGAAGCTTGGCGTATTGAATCATCAGTGGGTGGTTGTTGACCCAATATAGCGTTAGCGGTTGCTTGTCCGGTACGCTGGGTGGCTCGAAAGGTTGAGGAGGCTGAGCGGCGGCGTGATAGATATCAAAGCCCGCGAGGCTTTCTTGGGTTGGGAATTGCGCTTTTTTTACGTGGCATGCCATCCAGCGTTGTTTAACATCAAAATGGGAAATAATTTCAGACGCGTCCATAAACACCACATGCGATAACAACAATCAACAGGCATCATAACGGAGTGAGCAGAAATAACAATCGCTGCGCTATAGCACGCGAAAATAAAGCCTGCCAGAGATCACAGCCTCGATCTGATTGCGTCCAAACTGGGCAGACGGAGCGGCCGTTGTCGCGTAAAATAGGAAGTATCGACAATGACTGATACTGCATTTAGGTTCCTCTTTTATGTCTGGACAGCGTCTACGCGCACAGTTCTCCCGCCTTTATCATCATTTCAATGGTGAAAGCACTGATACAACCTTGCAAGCTGTGGCGGATATTTTGGTCTGTACGCGGCGTAATGCGCGAATGGTGCTCAGCAAGCTAGAAGAGCAAGGGTGGCTGACCTGGCAGCCTTCCGTAGGGCGAGGGAAGCTCTCTCGTTTAGCGTTTTTGCGAAGTGAAATGGCACTGCGAGAAGAGCAGGCAGCACATTGGTTGGCGCAGGGCAAAATGGATCAAGCCTTGGCGTGCCTTGATCATGACTCCACCAAGCTCGCCGCCTTAATTCAAAAACAAATGGGGCCGAGTACGCAAAACGGGCGGCAAATTGTTCGCCTGCCCTATTACCGTCAACTCGAGACGCTGGATCCGCGCGAACCTTTGCGTCGTTCAGAGCAGCACTTGGTCGGGCAAATTTTTAATGGCTTGGTGCGTTATCGTGGTAGTGAACGTATCGTAACGCCGGACTTAGCCCACCATTGGGAGGCGTTGTCGCCGACTCATTGGCGGTTTTACCTGCGTCCTGGTGTCCGCTTCCATGATGGTCAGCTAATGCGCGAGCAGGATGTGATAGCGAGCCTATCTGCGCTTTCTACGCGGCGTTTTTTTGCTCATCTTTCGCGCGTTGACTCGCCGGGTCCGCGGATGATCGATGTGCACCTTTCGTCGCCCGACCCAAG contains these protein-coding regions:
- a CDS encoding NUDIX hydrolase, giving the protein MQIIAKHTDERVLPLEDKAIIKRNAARAIALDGDEILLMYTARYDDYSLPGGGMDEGETPEQAMIRELEEETGAQQIRDIRPFGCFEEYRPWYRDGADVMHMLSYCFYCRVDRDLGTPTFEHYEINNGMRPVWVSIDHAIAHNKAVMANSEKAGQSLVRETMLLEMIAQQRENTQQATA
- a CDS encoding DUF3820 family protein — its product is MDKAQLIKLANMPMPFGKYAGRVLIDLPEEYLLWFQNKAEFPKGELGELMKLCLALKVEGLEEVIHPLKNFRPAH